Proteins encoded by one window of Melopsittacus undulatus isolate bMelUnd1 chromosome 21, bMelUnd1.mat.Z, whole genome shotgun sequence:
- the STAT2 gene encoding signal transducer and activator of transcription 2 isoform X2, whose product MAQWQEVQNLANAYLEQIHQLYAGAALPMAVRQSLAAWIEDQNWRQAAEPLSSHARMLFHSLLALLGERLGSLGLGNEDFMLRHNLRKAHRDLQAKFEECPETFANLVANLLQEERRILRLGQAGGQGGAAPAPSPSPRSDREQQIQRRLAEFHTALQEAERAFRHLEDMQDAFDFCFKVHYVPGEDRTSDPQYMQQIQELQAKLQILDRQRREVLAQIQQLLGRSETLRDFLLQELQAWRERQQRACMGAPEDTDLRPLETWFTELGQGLFQLLRLLRALGELRLKVTYERDPLKAEPPLLEQRLKELLSYLLQRAFVVEQQPTMPNALKRPLVLRTGTKFSARARLLLRLHDRNQPMEASIHIDRDPPKIKGFRRFNILTSSSKTLLTGDSPQEGLVCDFQYLTLKEQKDSRAGKGSKGGSEGPLVVTEELHLITFRLAYTYCGLELELESSTLPFIIISNNSQLSSAWASILWFNMLSPEPKEHQAQFFSAPPPAPWPQLAQVLSWQFQSVAERGLSREHLLMLAEKLFGSKPSPDSTLSWTKFSKDGAAGFSFWAWLDGILGLLQEHLKQLWKDGLILGFVSRKQEKKLLKGKRTGTFLIRFSESVLGGVTCTWVEHPESGPPVFRAVVPYTAAELVSLALPDIIRDYQLLVEENIPENPLQFLHPNIPRDEAFGPYYSKREEGNLMEQKKYLNRRLIRVSSRQANESWQTEEELVTATENLETLKLQPGSSGMQQPKEPGMLQVGPGNLGSVQATSPGPVQVMATSPALLQPQPPGLEPSQPLQVLEMLQPGIGSMEPQLVLQLIPEGQGVLQPGPGAVAMLQVVPGGQPVPGEAGMLQPVPGDTGLPQTMLQDTGVPQTMLQDTGMPQPVPGDAGMLQPVPKHTGMLQTVPKHTGMLQTVPEHTGMLQPVLSDVGMLQPVPGAVEPLLVPEEPEPLPLELRDLEPLPGSLDMQELLQSLAEGSGSLEALEAVELMPNALEAVEGPGLEGSSALLDAHDPFLPQPEDVALPAAVGSLFSTDFPPLHIDANDFQ is encoded by the exons ATGGCACAATGGCAGGAGGTGCAGAACTTGGCCAACGCGTACCTGGAGCAGATCCATCAGCTGTACGCGGGGGCTGCGCTGCCCATGGCCGTGCGGCAGAGCCTGGCAGCATGGATCGAGGACCAGAACTG GCGCCAGGCGGCAGAGCCGCTCTCCTCCCATGCCCGGATGCTCTTCCATTCCCTGCTGGCGCTGCTGGGGGAGCGCCtgggcagcctggggctgggcaATGAGGACTTCATGCTGAGGCACAACCTCCGCAAGGCCCATCGGGACCTGCAg GCCAAGTTCGAGGAGTGCCCGGAGACCTTCGCTAACCTGGTGGCCaatctgctgcaggaggagcgACGCATCCTGCGCCTGGGGCAGGCGGGGGGGCAG gggggggcagccccagcacccagcccgTCCCCAAGGAGTGACCGGGAGCAGCAGATCCAGAGGCGCTTGGCTGAGTTCCACACAGCCCTGCAG GAAGCCGAACGCGCCTTCCGGCACCTCGAGGACATGCAGGATGCCTTTGACTTCTGCTTCAAGGTGCACTATGTGCCAG GTGAGGACAGGACCAGTGACCCCCAGTACATGCAGCAGATCCAAGAGCTCCAGGCCAAGCTGCAGATCCTGGACCGGCAGCGGCGG GAGGTGCTGGCTCAGatacagcagctcctggggcgCAGTGAGACCCTGCGGgacttcctgctgcaggagctgcaggcatgGAGGGAGCGGCAGCAGCGAGCGTGTATGGGGGCACCCGAGGACACCGACCTGCGCCCGCTGGAGACGTG GTTCACGGAGCTGGGCCAGGGCCTGTTCCAGCTGCTGCGGCTGCTGCGGGCGCTGGGGGAGCTGCGGCTCAAGGTGACCTACGAGAGGGACCCGCTCAAGGCAGAGCCCCCATTGCTGGAGCAGCGGCTCAAGGAGCTGCTCTCGTACCTGCTGCagag aGCCTTCGTGGTGGAGCAGCAGCCCACGATGCCCAACGCCCTCAAGCGCCCCCTCGTGCTCCGCACCGGGACCAAGTTCTCTGCCCGCGCCCGGCTCCTCCTGCGCCTGCACGACCGCAACCAGCCCATGGAGGCCTCGATCCACATCGACAG GGACCCCCCCAAGATAAAGGG GTTCCGCAGGTTCAACATCCTCACATCGAGCAGCAAAACCCTCCTGACAGGAGACAGTCCCCAGGAGGGGCTGGTCTGTGACTTCCAGTACCTG acaCTGAAGGAGCAGAAGGACAGCAGGGCCGGCAAGGGCAGCAAAGGCGGCAGCGAG GGCCCCCTGGTGGTGACGGAGGAGCTGCACCTCATCACCTTCAGGCTGGCGTACACGTACtgtgggctggagctggagctggag AGCTCCACGCTGCCCTTCATCATCATCTCCAACAACAGTCAGCTCTCCAGCGCATGGGCCTCCATCCTCTGGTTCAACATGCTCAGCCCCGAGCCCAAG GAGCACCAGGCCCAGTTCTTCTCTGcgcccccccctgccccatggccgcAGCTGGCGCAGGTGCTGAGCTGGCAGTTCCAGAGTGTGGCTGAGCGGGGCCTGAGCCGGGAGCACCTCCTCATGCTGGCCGAGAAGCTCTTCG GCTCGAAGCCGTCTCCAGACAGCACCTTGAGCTGGACCAAGTTCTCCAAG GATGGTGCTGCCGGCTTCTCCTTCTGGGCCTGGCTGGACGGgatcctggggctgctccaggagcACCTCAAGCAGCTCTGGAAGGATGG GCTCATCCTGGGCTTCGTGAGCCGGAAGCAGGagaagaagctgctgaaggGGAAGAGGACAGGGACGTTCCTGATCCGGTTCAGTGAGAGTGTCCTGGGGGGGGTCACCTGTACCTGGGTGGAGCATCCTGAGAGCG GACCCCCTGTGTTCCGCGCCGTGGTCCCTTacactgcagctgagctggtgtcCCTGGCGCTGCCTGACATCATCCGTGACTATCAGCTGCTGGTGGAGGAGAACATCCCCGAGAACCCGCTCCAGTTCCTGCACCCCAACATCCCCCGCGACGAAGCCTTCGGTCCCTACTACAGCAAGAGGGAGGAGG GGAACCTGATGGAGCAGAAGAAGTACCTGAACCGGCGCCTCATCCGCGTGTCCTCCAg GCAGGCAAATGAGTCGTGGCAGACGGAAGAGGAGCTGGTGACAGccacagaaaacctggagacgctgaagctgcagcctgggagctCCGGGATGCAGCAGCCCAAggagccagggatgctgcaggtcGGGCCTGGGAACCTGGGGTCGGTGCAGGCCACGAGCCCAGGGCCAGTGCAG GTGATGGCCACGAGCCCTgcgctgctgcagccacagcccccAGGCCTGGAGCCATCGCAGCCACTGCAGGTCTTGGAGATGCTGCAGCCGGGGATTGGGAGCATGGAGCCGCAGTTGGTGCTGCAGCTCATCCCTGAGGGCCAGGGGGTGCTGCAGCCGGGACCAGGAGCTGTGGCCATGCTGCAAGTGGTGCCTGGAGGGCAGCCGGTGCCTggggaggcagggatgctgcagccggTGCCTGGGGACACGGGGTTACCACAAACAATGCTCCAGGATACAGGGGTGCCACAGACAATGctccaggatacagggatgcCACAGCCAGTGCCTGGGGATGCGGGGATGCTGCAGCCGGTGCCCAagcacacagggatgctgcagacagTGCCCAagcacacagggatgctgcagacgGTACCCGagcacacagggatgctgcagccggTACTCAGTGatgtggggatgctgcagccggTGCCAGGGGCTGTGGAGCCGCTGCTGGTCCCTGAGGAGCCGGAGCCGCTGCCACTGGagctgagggacctggagcCGCTGCCCGGGAGCCTGGacatgcaggagctgctgcagtcgCTCGCAGAGGGCTCCGGGAGCCTGGAAGCGCTGGAGGCTGTGGAGCTGATGCCCAACGCGCTGGAGGCCGTGGAGGGGCCGGGGCTGGAGG GCAGCTCCGCGCTCCTGGATGCCCATGACCCGTTCCTGCCGCAGCCCGAGGACGTGGCTCTGCCTGCGGCCGTCGGGTCCCTCTTCAGCACCGACTTCCCCCCGCTCCACATCGATGCCAACGACTTCCAGTGA
- the STAT2 gene encoding signal transducer and activator of transcription 2 isoform X3: MAQWQEVQNLANAYLEQIHQLYAGAALPMAVRQSLAAWIEDQNWRQAAEPLSSHARMLFHSLLALLGERLGSLGLGNEDFMLRHNLRKAHRDLQAKFEECPETFANLVANLLQEERRILRLGQAGGQGGAAPAPSPSPRSDREQQIQRRLAEFHTALQEAERAFRHLEDMQDAFDFCFKVHYVPGEDRTSDPQYMQQIQELQAKLQILDRQRREVLAQIQQLLGRSETLRDFLLQELQAWRERQQRACMGAPEDTDLRPLETWFTELGQGLFQLLRLLRALGELRLKVTYERDPLKAEPPLLEQRLKELLSYLLQRAFVVEQQPTMPNALKRPLVLRTGTKFSARARLLLRLHDRNQPMEASIHIDRDPPKIKGFRRFNILTSSSKTLLTGDSPQEGLVCDFQYLTLKEQKDSRAGKGSKGGSEGPLVVTEELHLITFRLAYTYCGLELELESSTLPFIIISNNSQLSSAWASILWFNMLSPEPKEHQAQFFSAPPPAPWPQLAQVLSWQFQSVAERGLSREHLLMLAEKLFGSKPSPDSTLSWTKFSKDGAAGFSFWAWLDGILGLLQEHLKQLWKDGLILGFVSRKQEKKLLKGKRTGTFLIRFSESVLGGVTCTWVEHPESGPPVFRAVVPYTAAELVSLALPDIIRDYQLLVEENIPENPLQFLHPNIPRDEAFGPYYSKREEGNLMEQKKYLNRRLIRVSSRQANESWQTEEELVTATENLETLKLQPGSSGMQQPKEPGMLQVGPGNLGSVQATSPGPVQVMATSPGVLQVSPGTLGPVQVMATSPALLQPQPPGLEPSQPLQVLEMLQPGIGSMEPQLVLQLIPEGQGVLQPGPGAVAMLQVVPGGQPVPGEAGMLQPVPGDTGLPQTMLQDTGVPQTMLQDTGMPQPVPGDAGMLQPVPKHTGMLQTVPKHTGMLQTVPEHTGMLQPVLSDVGMLQPVPGAVEPLLVPEEPEPLPLELRDLEPLPGSLDMQELLQSLAEGSGSLEALEAVELMPNALEAGQGVPFGAELLVPPAGSSALLDAHDPFLPQPEDVALPAAVGSLFSTDFPPLHIDANDFQ, encoded by the exons ATGGCACAATGGCAGGAGGTGCAGAACTTGGCCAACGCGTACCTGGAGCAGATCCATCAGCTGTACGCGGGGGCTGCGCTGCCCATGGCCGTGCGGCAGAGCCTGGCAGCATGGATCGAGGACCAGAACTG GCGCCAGGCGGCAGAGCCGCTCTCCTCCCATGCCCGGATGCTCTTCCATTCCCTGCTGGCGCTGCTGGGGGAGCGCCtgggcagcctggggctgggcaATGAGGACTTCATGCTGAGGCACAACCTCCGCAAGGCCCATCGGGACCTGCAg GCCAAGTTCGAGGAGTGCCCGGAGACCTTCGCTAACCTGGTGGCCaatctgctgcaggaggagcgACGCATCCTGCGCCTGGGGCAGGCGGGGGGGCAG gggggggcagccccagcacccagcccgTCCCCAAGGAGTGACCGGGAGCAGCAGATCCAGAGGCGCTTGGCTGAGTTCCACACAGCCCTGCAG GAAGCCGAACGCGCCTTCCGGCACCTCGAGGACATGCAGGATGCCTTTGACTTCTGCTTCAAGGTGCACTATGTGCCAG GTGAGGACAGGACCAGTGACCCCCAGTACATGCAGCAGATCCAAGAGCTCCAGGCCAAGCTGCAGATCCTGGACCGGCAGCGGCGG GAGGTGCTGGCTCAGatacagcagctcctggggcgCAGTGAGACCCTGCGGgacttcctgctgcaggagctgcaggcatgGAGGGAGCGGCAGCAGCGAGCGTGTATGGGGGCACCCGAGGACACCGACCTGCGCCCGCTGGAGACGTG GTTCACGGAGCTGGGCCAGGGCCTGTTCCAGCTGCTGCGGCTGCTGCGGGCGCTGGGGGAGCTGCGGCTCAAGGTGACCTACGAGAGGGACCCGCTCAAGGCAGAGCCCCCATTGCTGGAGCAGCGGCTCAAGGAGCTGCTCTCGTACCTGCTGCagag aGCCTTCGTGGTGGAGCAGCAGCCCACGATGCCCAACGCCCTCAAGCGCCCCCTCGTGCTCCGCACCGGGACCAAGTTCTCTGCCCGCGCCCGGCTCCTCCTGCGCCTGCACGACCGCAACCAGCCCATGGAGGCCTCGATCCACATCGACAG GGACCCCCCCAAGATAAAGGG GTTCCGCAGGTTCAACATCCTCACATCGAGCAGCAAAACCCTCCTGACAGGAGACAGTCCCCAGGAGGGGCTGGTCTGTGACTTCCAGTACCTG acaCTGAAGGAGCAGAAGGACAGCAGGGCCGGCAAGGGCAGCAAAGGCGGCAGCGAG GGCCCCCTGGTGGTGACGGAGGAGCTGCACCTCATCACCTTCAGGCTGGCGTACACGTACtgtgggctggagctggagctggag AGCTCCACGCTGCCCTTCATCATCATCTCCAACAACAGTCAGCTCTCCAGCGCATGGGCCTCCATCCTCTGGTTCAACATGCTCAGCCCCGAGCCCAAG GAGCACCAGGCCCAGTTCTTCTCTGcgcccccccctgccccatggccgcAGCTGGCGCAGGTGCTGAGCTGGCAGTTCCAGAGTGTGGCTGAGCGGGGCCTGAGCCGGGAGCACCTCCTCATGCTGGCCGAGAAGCTCTTCG GCTCGAAGCCGTCTCCAGACAGCACCTTGAGCTGGACCAAGTTCTCCAAG GATGGTGCTGCCGGCTTCTCCTTCTGGGCCTGGCTGGACGGgatcctggggctgctccaggagcACCTCAAGCAGCTCTGGAAGGATGG GCTCATCCTGGGCTTCGTGAGCCGGAAGCAGGagaagaagctgctgaaggGGAAGAGGACAGGGACGTTCCTGATCCGGTTCAGTGAGAGTGTCCTGGGGGGGGTCACCTGTACCTGGGTGGAGCATCCTGAGAGCG GACCCCCTGTGTTCCGCGCCGTGGTCCCTTacactgcagctgagctggtgtcCCTGGCGCTGCCTGACATCATCCGTGACTATCAGCTGCTGGTGGAGGAGAACATCCCCGAGAACCCGCTCCAGTTCCTGCACCCCAACATCCCCCGCGACGAAGCCTTCGGTCCCTACTACAGCAAGAGGGAGGAGG GGAACCTGATGGAGCAGAAGAAGTACCTGAACCGGCGCCTCATCCGCGTGTCCTCCAg GCAGGCAAATGAGTCGTGGCAGACGGAAGAGGAGCTGGTGACAGccacagaaaacctggagacgctgaagctgcagcctgggagctCCGGGATGCAGCAGCCCAAggagccagggatgctgcaggtcGGGCCTGGGAACCTGGGGTCGGTGCAGGCCACGAGCCCAGGGCCAGTGCAGGTGATGGCCACGAGCCCAGGGGTGCTGCAGGTCAGCCCTGGGACCCTGGGGCCAGTGCAGGTGATGGCCACGAGCCCTgcgctgctgcagccacagcccccAGGCCTGGAGCCATCGCAGCCACTGCAGGTCTTGGAGATGCTGCAGCCGGGGATTGGGAGCATGGAGCCGCAGTTGGTGCTGCAGCTCATCCCTGAGGGCCAGGGGGTGCTGCAGCCGGGACCAGGAGCTGTGGCCATGCTGCAAGTGGTGCCTGGAGGGCAGCCGGTGCCTggggaggcagggatgctgcagccggTGCCTGGGGACACGGGGTTACCACAAACAATGCTCCAGGATACAGGGGTGCCACAGACAATGctccaggatacagggatgcCACAGCCAGTGCCTGGGGATGCGGGGATGCTGCAGCCGGTGCCCAagcacacagggatgctgcagacagTGCCCAagcacacagggatgctgcagacgGTACCCGagcacacagggatgctgcagccggTACTCAGTGatgtggggatgctgcagccggTGCCAGGGGCTGTGGAGCCGCTGCTGGTCCCTGAGGAGCCGGAGCCGCTGCCACTGGagctgagggacctggagcCGCTGCCCGGGAGCCTGGacatgcaggagctgctgcagtcgCTCGCAGAGGGCTCCGGGAGCCTGGAAGCGCTGGAGGCTGTGGAGCTGATGCCCAACGCGCTGGAGGCC GGGCAGGGGGTCCCCTTCGGCGCTGAGCTCCTCGTGCCCCCCGCAGGCAGCTCCGCGCTCCTGGATGCCCATGACCCGTTCCTGCCGCAGCCCGAGGACGTGGCTCTGCCTGCGGCCGTCGGGTCCCTCTTCAGCACCGACTTCCCCCCGCTCCACATCGATGCCAACGACTTCCAGTGA
- the STAT2 gene encoding signal transducer and activator of transcription 2 isoform X1 codes for MAQWQEVQNLANAYLEQIHQLYAGAALPMAVRQSLAAWIEDQNWRQAAEPLSSHARMLFHSLLALLGERLGSLGLGNEDFMLRHNLRKAHRDLQAKFEECPETFANLVANLLQEERRILRLGQAGGQGGAAPAPSPSPRSDREQQIQRRLAEFHTALQEAERAFRHLEDMQDAFDFCFKVHYVPGEDRTSDPQYMQQIQELQAKLQILDRQRREVLAQIQQLLGRSETLRDFLLQELQAWRERQQRACMGAPEDTDLRPLETWFTELGQGLFQLLRLLRALGELRLKVTYERDPLKAEPPLLEQRLKELLSYLLQRAFVVEQQPTMPNALKRPLVLRTGTKFSARARLLLRLHDRNQPMEASIHIDRDPPKIKGFRRFNILTSSSKTLLTGDSPQEGLVCDFQYLTLKEQKDSRAGKGSKGGSEGPLVVTEELHLITFRLAYTYCGLELELESSTLPFIIISNNSQLSSAWASILWFNMLSPEPKEHQAQFFSAPPPAPWPQLAQVLSWQFQSVAERGLSREHLLMLAEKLFGSKPSPDSTLSWTKFSKDGAAGFSFWAWLDGILGLLQEHLKQLWKDGLILGFVSRKQEKKLLKGKRTGTFLIRFSESVLGGVTCTWVEHPESGPPVFRAVVPYTAAELVSLALPDIIRDYQLLVEENIPENPLQFLHPNIPRDEAFGPYYSKREEGNLMEQKKYLNRRLIRVSSRQANESWQTEEELVTATENLETLKLQPGSSGMQQPKEPGMLQVGPGNLGSVQATSPGPVQVMATSPGVLQVSPGTLGPVQVMATSPALLQPQPPGLEPSQPLQVLEMLQPGIGSMEPQLVLQLIPEGQGVLQPGPGAVAMLQVVPGGQPVPGEAGMLQPVPGDTGLPQTMLQDTGVPQTMLQDTGMPQPVPGDAGMLQPVPKHTGMLQTVPKHTGMLQTVPEHTGMLQPVLSDVGMLQPVPGAVEPLLVPEEPEPLPLELRDLEPLPGSLDMQELLQSLAEGSGSLEALEAVELMPNALEAVEGPGLEGSSALLDAHDPFLPQPEDVALPAAVGSLFSTDFPPLHIDANDFQ; via the exons ATGGCACAATGGCAGGAGGTGCAGAACTTGGCCAACGCGTACCTGGAGCAGATCCATCAGCTGTACGCGGGGGCTGCGCTGCCCATGGCCGTGCGGCAGAGCCTGGCAGCATGGATCGAGGACCAGAACTG GCGCCAGGCGGCAGAGCCGCTCTCCTCCCATGCCCGGATGCTCTTCCATTCCCTGCTGGCGCTGCTGGGGGAGCGCCtgggcagcctggggctgggcaATGAGGACTTCATGCTGAGGCACAACCTCCGCAAGGCCCATCGGGACCTGCAg GCCAAGTTCGAGGAGTGCCCGGAGACCTTCGCTAACCTGGTGGCCaatctgctgcaggaggagcgACGCATCCTGCGCCTGGGGCAGGCGGGGGGGCAG gggggggcagccccagcacccagcccgTCCCCAAGGAGTGACCGGGAGCAGCAGATCCAGAGGCGCTTGGCTGAGTTCCACACAGCCCTGCAG GAAGCCGAACGCGCCTTCCGGCACCTCGAGGACATGCAGGATGCCTTTGACTTCTGCTTCAAGGTGCACTATGTGCCAG GTGAGGACAGGACCAGTGACCCCCAGTACATGCAGCAGATCCAAGAGCTCCAGGCCAAGCTGCAGATCCTGGACCGGCAGCGGCGG GAGGTGCTGGCTCAGatacagcagctcctggggcgCAGTGAGACCCTGCGGgacttcctgctgcaggagctgcaggcatgGAGGGAGCGGCAGCAGCGAGCGTGTATGGGGGCACCCGAGGACACCGACCTGCGCCCGCTGGAGACGTG GTTCACGGAGCTGGGCCAGGGCCTGTTCCAGCTGCTGCGGCTGCTGCGGGCGCTGGGGGAGCTGCGGCTCAAGGTGACCTACGAGAGGGACCCGCTCAAGGCAGAGCCCCCATTGCTGGAGCAGCGGCTCAAGGAGCTGCTCTCGTACCTGCTGCagag aGCCTTCGTGGTGGAGCAGCAGCCCACGATGCCCAACGCCCTCAAGCGCCCCCTCGTGCTCCGCACCGGGACCAAGTTCTCTGCCCGCGCCCGGCTCCTCCTGCGCCTGCACGACCGCAACCAGCCCATGGAGGCCTCGATCCACATCGACAG GGACCCCCCCAAGATAAAGGG GTTCCGCAGGTTCAACATCCTCACATCGAGCAGCAAAACCCTCCTGACAGGAGACAGTCCCCAGGAGGGGCTGGTCTGTGACTTCCAGTACCTG acaCTGAAGGAGCAGAAGGACAGCAGGGCCGGCAAGGGCAGCAAAGGCGGCAGCGAG GGCCCCCTGGTGGTGACGGAGGAGCTGCACCTCATCACCTTCAGGCTGGCGTACACGTACtgtgggctggagctggagctggag AGCTCCACGCTGCCCTTCATCATCATCTCCAACAACAGTCAGCTCTCCAGCGCATGGGCCTCCATCCTCTGGTTCAACATGCTCAGCCCCGAGCCCAAG GAGCACCAGGCCCAGTTCTTCTCTGcgcccccccctgccccatggccgcAGCTGGCGCAGGTGCTGAGCTGGCAGTTCCAGAGTGTGGCTGAGCGGGGCCTGAGCCGGGAGCACCTCCTCATGCTGGCCGAGAAGCTCTTCG GCTCGAAGCCGTCTCCAGACAGCACCTTGAGCTGGACCAAGTTCTCCAAG GATGGTGCTGCCGGCTTCTCCTTCTGGGCCTGGCTGGACGGgatcctggggctgctccaggagcACCTCAAGCAGCTCTGGAAGGATGG GCTCATCCTGGGCTTCGTGAGCCGGAAGCAGGagaagaagctgctgaaggGGAAGAGGACAGGGACGTTCCTGATCCGGTTCAGTGAGAGTGTCCTGGGGGGGGTCACCTGTACCTGGGTGGAGCATCCTGAGAGCG GACCCCCTGTGTTCCGCGCCGTGGTCCCTTacactgcagctgagctggtgtcCCTGGCGCTGCCTGACATCATCCGTGACTATCAGCTGCTGGTGGAGGAGAACATCCCCGAGAACCCGCTCCAGTTCCTGCACCCCAACATCCCCCGCGACGAAGCCTTCGGTCCCTACTACAGCAAGAGGGAGGAGG GGAACCTGATGGAGCAGAAGAAGTACCTGAACCGGCGCCTCATCCGCGTGTCCTCCAg GCAGGCAAATGAGTCGTGGCAGACGGAAGAGGAGCTGGTGACAGccacagaaaacctggagacgctgaagctgcagcctgggagctCCGGGATGCAGCAGCCCAAggagccagggatgctgcaggtcGGGCCTGGGAACCTGGGGTCGGTGCAGGCCACGAGCCCAGGGCCAGTGCAGGTGATGGCCACGAGCCCAGGGGTGCTGCAGGTCAGCCCTGGGACCCTGGGGCCAGTGCAGGTGATGGCCACGAGCCCTgcgctgctgcagccacagcccccAGGCCTGGAGCCATCGCAGCCACTGCAGGTCTTGGAGATGCTGCAGCCGGGGATTGGGAGCATGGAGCCGCAGTTGGTGCTGCAGCTCATCCCTGAGGGCCAGGGGGTGCTGCAGCCGGGACCAGGAGCTGTGGCCATGCTGCAAGTGGTGCCTGGAGGGCAGCCGGTGCCTggggaggcagggatgctgcagccggTGCCTGGGGACACGGGGTTACCACAAACAATGCTCCAGGATACAGGGGTGCCACAGACAATGctccaggatacagggatgcCACAGCCAGTGCCTGGGGATGCGGGGATGCTGCAGCCGGTGCCCAagcacacagggatgctgcagacagTGCCCAagcacacagggatgctgcagacgGTACCCGagcacacagggatgctgcagccggTACTCAGTGatgtggggatgctgcagccggTGCCAGGGGCTGTGGAGCCGCTGCTGGTCCCTGAGGAGCCGGAGCCGCTGCCACTGGagctgagggacctggagcCGCTGCCCGGGAGCCTGGacatgcaggagctgctgcagtcgCTCGCAGAGGGCTCCGGGAGCCTGGAAGCGCTGGAGGCTGTGGAGCTGATGCCCAACGCGCTGGAGGCCGTGGAGGGGCCGGGGCTGGAGG GCAGCTCCGCGCTCCTGGATGCCCATGACCCGTTCCTGCCGCAGCCCGAGGACGTGGCTCTGCCTGCGGCCGTCGGGTCCCTCTTCAGCACCGACTTCCCCCCGCTCCACATCGATGCCAACGACTTCCAGTGA
- the IL23A gene encoding interleukin-23 subunit alpha, which yields MDATRRLCLCLCLPLLLPSVAPAPGPNWAACRSLSRQLSGMVATLEEPHGVLEETQLSEEDPKNWPPRIRCSDACDPSNLDTNNTRCLHRILQGLQHYRDLLSSDIFTARRLPPLEAALERLLGLVQVRGRGPGPRREPPNPISPMARSESWAQPLLQRLALQRLQSFSTIMSRVFTHSAGPR from the exons ATGGACGCGACCCGACggctgtgcctgtgcctctGCCTCCCGTTACTGCTGCCGTCTGTGGCCCCGGCCCCCGGCCCCAACTGGGCTGCCTGCAGGAGCCTGTCCCGGCAGCTCTCGGGGATGGTGGCGACCCTCGAAGAGCCGCACGGGGTCCTG GAGGAGACGCAGCTGAGCGAGGAGGACCCCAAGAATTGGCCCCCCCGGATCCGCTGCAGTGATGCCTGCGACCCCTCCAATCTGGACACCAACAACACG CGCTGCCTGCACCGCAtcctgcaggggctgcagcactaCCGGGACCTGCTGAGCTCCGACATCTTCACCGCGCGGCGCCTGCCCCCGCTGGAGGCGGCGCTGGAGcggctgctggggctggtgcaggTGAGGGGCCGGGGGCCGGGACCCCGCCGGGAGCCCCCGAACCCCATCAGCCCCATGGCCCGCAGCGAGAGCTGGGCTCAGCCGCTGCTGCAGCGCCTGGCGCTCCAGCGGCTCCAGTCCTTCAGCACCATCATGAGCCGCGTGTTCACCCACAGCGCCGGCCCCCGCTGA